From a region of the Methylomonas rapida genome:
- the lipA gene encoding lipoyl synthase, giving the protein MKLTAPSRTTPETHQRNADKLSRIPIKVEKPETVLRKPDWIRIKLPSGDKINQIKQSLRENRLHTVCEEAACPNLGECFSHGTATFMIMGDLCTRRCPFCDVAHGKPKPLDQEEPLNLARTVAAMGLKYVVVTSVNRDDLRDGGSGHFAACIAAIRRASPATTIEILTPDFRGRMDNALEILRKQPCDVFNHNLETVPRLYLEARPGADYQTSLQLLRRHKQLLPNVPTKSGLMLGIGETEAEVIEVLRDLMAHGCSMLTLGQYLQPSKDHLAVKEYVHPDQFKRYAEIARELGFQQVASAPLVRSSYHADLQAAGVRKNTEG; this is encoded by the coding sequence ATGAAATTGACCGCACCTTCCCGCACCACGCCCGAAACCCACCAGCGCAACGCCGACAAGTTGTCGCGGATTCCAATCAAGGTCGAAAAACCGGAAACGGTGTTGCGTAAACCGGATTGGATCAGAATCAAGTTGCCGAGCGGTGACAAGATCAACCAGATCAAGCAGTCGCTACGGGAAAACCGCTTGCATACCGTCTGTGAAGAAGCCGCTTGCCCCAATCTGGGCGAATGCTTCAGCCATGGTACCGCCACCTTCATGATCATGGGCGATTTATGTACCCGGCGTTGCCCGTTTTGCGATGTGGCCCACGGCAAGCCCAAGCCTTTGGATCAGGAGGAACCGCTAAATTTGGCGCGTACTGTCGCGGCGATGGGTTTGAAATACGTCGTCGTCACGTCGGTCAACCGCGACGATCTGCGCGACGGTGGCTCTGGACATTTTGCCGCCTGTATCGCCGCGATTCGCCGGGCGTCACCCGCAACCACGATCGAAATTCTAACGCCGGACTTTCGTGGGCGTATGGATAATGCGCTGGAAATTTTACGCAAACAGCCATGCGATGTATTCAATCATAATCTGGAAACCGTACCGCGCTTGTATCTGGAAGCGCGGCCGGGTGCTGATTATCAAACCTCGTTGCAATTATTACGGCGGCATAAGCAATTGTTGCCGAATGTGCCGACAAAATCAGGCTTGATGCTGGGAATCGGCGAAACCGAAGCGGAAGTGATAGAGGTGCTGCGGGATTTAATGGCGCATGGTTGCAGCATGTTGACCCTGGGGCAATATTTACAGCCGAGTAAGGATCATCTGGCGGTCAAGGAATATGTTCACCCCGATCAATTCAAGCGTTATGCCGAGATAGCCCGTGAATTGGGCTTTCAACAGGTTGCCAGTGCGCCGTTGGTGCGATCCTCCTATCACGCCGATTTGCAGGCGGCGGGCGTGCGGAAAAATACTGAGGGTTGA
- a CDS encoding ISAzo13 family transposase, whose amino-acid sequence MIGYEQAIEIKMQRLFRTLSEKDKRRYAGIEATKLGHGGIDYISKLFDIDPKTVRRGLQELDFADDPASERVRKKGGGRKPAIEQQPQLLVNFLALLAEFTAGDPMREGVLWTNLSRCEISRRLREMGTPASRHTVRKLLRKHGLGQRKARKKKSMGAHPDRNAQFENIARLKAEYLAAGEPVISIDTKKKELIGDFAREGHTHTQAPVETLDHDFPSAGQGKLIPHGIYDVARNEGTIHLNTSHDTSELCCDSIALWWQRQGREHYPHAKRLLILCDGGGSNAANRHVFKEAVQALAECLGLEIRIAHYPPYCSKHNPIEHRLFPHITRACQGVVFHTLDIARQFMEKAKTTTGLKVTVDILTGIYETGKKCAADFIQNMRIVFDDFLPRWNYRALPQNR is encoded by the coding sequence GTGATCGGTTACGAGCAAGCCATCGAAATCAAAATGCAGCGACTGTTTAGAACCTTATCCGAAAAGGATAAGCGTCGTTATGCGGGCATAGAAGCGACGAAATTGGGCCATGGCGGTATTGACTATATTTCGAAGCTATTCGATATCGATCCCAAAACCGTCCGCCGTGGACTGCAGGAATTAGACTTTGCCGATGACCCAGCATCGGAGCGGGTCCGAAAAAAAGGTGGGGGCCGGAAACCCGCGATTGAACAGCAACCCCAGCTATTGGTTAACTTTCTGGCACTGCTGGCGGAATTCACCGCCGGTGATCCGATGCGGGAAGGTGTGTTATGGACCAATCTATCCCGTTGCGAAATTAGTCGCCGGTTACGGGAGATGGGAACGCCGGCTAGCCGTCATACAGTGCGCAAGCTGTTGCGAAAACACGGCCTGGGCCAACGCAAGGCGCGCAAGAAAAAATCCATGGGCGCCCATCCCGACCGCAATGCCCAATTCGAAAACATTGCTCGTCTCAAAGCGGAATACTTGGCTGCTGGAGAGCCCGTGATCAGCATCGACACCAAGAAGAAAGAACTCATCGGTGACTTCGCCCGCGAAGGGCATACCCATACACAAGCCCCTGTCGAAACGCTGGATCATGATTTTCCAAGTGCTGGCCAAGGTAAGCTCATTCCGCATGGTATTTATGACGTGGCTCGGAATGAAGGCACGATTCACCTCAATACCAGCCACGATACCAGCGAATTGTGTTGCGATAGCATCGCCCTGTGGTGGCAACGGCAGGGCCGCGAGCACTACCCCCATGCCAAGCGGTTATTAATCCTGTGTGATGGGGGTGGCAGTAATGCCGCTAATCGTCATGTTTTCAAAGAAGCCGTGCAGGCTTTGGCAGAATGTTTGGGCTTGGAAATTCGCATCGCACACTATCCGCCCTATTGCTCAAAGCACAATCCGATTGAGCATCGCTTGTTTCCGCACATCACCCGCGCCTGCCAAGGTGTCGTGTTTCATACGCTCGACATTGCCAGGCAATTTATGGAAAAAGCTAAGACCACAACCGGATTAAAAGTCACGGTCGACATTTTGACCGGTATCTATGAAACCGGAAAGAAATGTGCCGCCGATTTCATCCAAAACATGCGAATCGTATTTGATGATTTTCTACCCCGATGGAATTACCGAGCTCTGCCTCAAAACAGGTAA
- a CDS encoding IS1380 family transposase, with protein MKRFILEQSETEFYTSHSGLALVGLCLNQYGQLNQALEKGIPLRHGIAHADIIKSYIGTLSLGKSDFEAIENHRDDDYFKAALAIHQVPSSARLRQRLDEHADALLPIIYQSNLDFLAHAQVPVTPLATGHVALDIDVYPMNNEKTCKEGVSRTYKGFDGYAPIALYLGKEGWCIGNELREGKQHCQYEFRYALERGLAAAKRLTTLPLLVRLDGGHDALDNRIDLHEADQVDFIIKWNPRKQDADAWLAYAEQHGQWTTPREGKRVALFSVMEQHTRNGKTYTCRRVMQITERTITAQGQALVLPDIEIEGWWTSLPVADYDDAMVIALYRDHATAEQFHSEFKTDLDIERLPSGKFATNDLIMSLSAYSYNILRWIGLIGLLGEQSPVRHPAKRRRIKTVIQELMYLAARLIRSGHRLKLRFSQSCPGFIAFESTYAKLAAG; from the coding sequence ATGAAGCGGTTTATCCTGGAGCAATCTGAAACTGAATTTTATACCAGCCATTCTGGATTAGCCTTGGTCGGTTTATGTTTGAATCAATATGGCCAGCTCAATCAGGCGCTGGAAAAAGGTATTCCGCTACGGCACGGTATTGCTCACGCCGATATTATCAAAAGCTATATAGGCACCCTTAGCCTGGGCAAAAGCGACTTCGAAGCCATCGAAAACCATCGCGACGACGACTATTTCAAAGCCGCGCTCGCCATTCATCAAGTACCCTCCAGCGCCCGCCTCAGACAGCGACTGGATGAACACGCCGACGCCTTATTACCGATCATTTATCAAAGCAACCTCGATTTTCTGGCTCACGCCCAGGTGCCGGTAACGCCGTTAGCCACAGGCCATGTCGCGTTGGATATCGATGTTTACCCCATGAACAACGAAAAAACCTGCAAAGAAGGCGTCTCCCGAACCTACAAAGGTTTTGACGGCTACGCCCCGATTGCCCTCTATCTGGGTAAAGAGGGCTGGTGTATTGGTAATGAACTGCGCGAAGGCAAGCAGCATTGCCAATACGAATTCCGCTATGCGCTGGAGCGCGGACTCGCCGCCGCGAAACGTTTGACGACTTTGCCTTTGTTGGTCCGGCTGGATGGCGGTCACGACGCGCTCGACAATCGCATCGACTTACACGAAGCCGATCAGGTCGATTTCATCATCAAATGGAACCCGCGTAAACAAGATGCCGACGCCTGGCTGGCCTACGCCGAACAACACGGCCAGTGGACCACACCGCGCGAAGGCAAACGCGTGGCCTTGTTCAGTGTCATGGAGCAACACACTCGCAACGGTAAAACCTATACCTGTCGCAGGGTCATGCAAATCACCGAGCGCACCATCACGGCTCAAGGCCAAGCCCTCGTGCTACCGGATATCGAAATCGAAGGCTGGTGGACCAGTCTGCCGGTGGCCGATTACGACGATGCCATGGTTATTGCCCTCTATCGCGACCATGCCACCGCTGAACAATTCCACAGCGAATTCAAGACCGATCTGGATATCGAGCGCCTGCCATCCGGCAAGTTTGCCACCAACGACCTGATCATGAGCCTCAGCGCCTATAGCTACAACATCCTGCGCTGGATAGGCCTGATCGGCTTGCTGGGCGAACAAAGCCCGGTCAGGCATCCTGCCAAGCGGCGGCGTATCAAAACCGTGATCCAGGAACTGATGTATCTGGCCGCGCGACTCATCCGTAGCGGGCACCGGCTGAAGCTGCGCTTTTCACAGAGCTGTCCCGGTTTCATCGCTTTTGAATCCACCTACGCCAAACTCGCCGCCGGCTAG
- a CDS encoding IS1380 family transposase, with protein MKRFILEQSETEFYTSHSGLALVGLCLNQYGQLNQALEKGIPLRHGIAHADIIKSYIGTLSLGKSDFEAIENHRDDDYFKAALAIHQVPSSARLRQRLDEHADALLPIIYQSNLDFLAHAQVPVTPLATGHVALDIDVYPMNNEKTCKEGVSRTYKGFDGYAPIALYLGKEGWCIGNELREGKQHCQYEFRYALERGLAAAKRLTTLPLLVRLDGGHDALDNRIDLHEADQVDFIIKWNPRKQDADAWLAYAEQHGQWTTPREGKRVALFSVMEQHTRNGKTYTCRRVMQITERTITAQGQALVLPDIEIEGWWTSLPVADYDDAMVIALYRDHATAEQFHSEFKTDLDIERLPSGKFATNDLIMSLSAYSYNILRWIGLIGLLGEQSPVRHPAKRRRIKTVIQELMYLAARLIRSGHRLKLRFSQSCPGFIAFESTYAKLAAG; from the coding sequence ATGAAGCGGTTTATCCTGGAGCAATCTGAAACTGAATTTTATACCAGCCATTCTGGATTAGCCTTGGTCGGTTTATGTTTGAATCAATATGGCCAGCTCAATCAGGCGCTGGAAAAAGGTATTCCGCTACGGCACGGTATTGCTCACGCCGATATTATCAAAAGCTATATAGGCACCCTTAGCCTGGGCAAAAGCGACTTCGAAGCCATCGAAAACCATCGCGACGACGACTATTTCAAAGCCGCGCTCGCCATTCATCAAGTACCCTCCAGCGCCCGCCTCAGACAGCGACTGGATGAACACGCCGACGCCTTATTACCGATCATTTATCAAAGCAACCTCGATTTTCTGGCTCACGCCCAGGTGCCGGTAACGCCGTTAGCCACAGGCCATGTCGCGTTGGATATCGATGTTTACCCCATGAACAACGAAAAAACCTGCAAAGAAGGCGTCTCCCGAACCTACAAAGGTTTTGACGGCTACGCCCCGATTGCCCTCTATCTGGGTAAAGAGGGCTGGTGTATTGGTAATGAACTGCGCGAAGGCAAGCAGCATTGCCAATACGAATTCCGCTATGCGCTGGAGCGCGGACTCGCCGCCGCGAAACGTTTGACGACTTTGCCTTTGTTGGTCCGGCTGGATGGCGGTCACGACGCGCTCGACAATCGCATCGACTTACACGAAGCCGATCAGGTCGATTTCATCATCAAATGGAACCCGCGTAAACAAGATGCCGACGCCTGGCTGGCCTACGCCGAACAACACGGCCAGTGGACCACACCGCGCGAAGGCAAACGCGTGGCCTTGTTCAGTGTCATGGAGCAACACACTCGCAACGGTAAAACCTATACCTGTCGCCGGGTCATGCAAATCACCGAGCGCACCATCACGGCTCAAGGCCAAGCCCTCGTGCTACCGGATATCGAAATCGAAGGCTGGTGGACCAGTCTGCCGGTGGCCGATTACGACGATGCCATGGTTATTGCCCTCTATCGCGACCATGCCACCGCTGAACAATTCCACAGCGAATTCAAGACCGATCTGGATATCGAGCGCCTGCCATCCGGCAAGTTTGCCACCAACGACCTGATCATGAGCCTCAGCGCCTATAGCTACAACATCCTGCGCTGGATAGGCCTGATCGGCTTGCTGGGCGAACAAAGCCCGGTCAGGCATCCTGCCAAGCGGCGGCGTATCAAAACCGTGATCCAGGAACTGATGTATCTGGCCGCGCGACTCATCCGTAGCGGGCACCGGCTGAAGCTGCGCTTTTCACAGAGCTGTCCCGGTTTCATCGCTTTTGAATCCACCTACGCCAAACTCGCCGCCGGCTAG
- a CDS encoding ISAs1 family transposase: protein MLPDPTPYFADLTDPRREGKNKLHKLTDIVMIVLCAVLSGIEDWVGMEEFAEEKEDWLRTFLELPNGIPSHDTLSNVLGRLNPQAFAETFQRWVQAALPSLSGQQVCLDGKTLRGSREGDKAVHLMSAFAAEARWVLAQQAVDEKTNEIKAIPDLLSMLDIKGALISIDAMGCQKAIAKTIVTAQADYVLALKDNHPNLCEDVRLWLDTENANDRLPVYETIDKDHGRLEIRRYSLSSEIAWLTQKPDWAGLQAIGRVESIRTLGDKTSVECRYYLCSFTDLQRFAEGVRQHWAIENSQHWVLDVQFGEDANRARTDHSAENLALMRRMALNLLRNNGPTKDSLKRRKLRACLNDNYRFKLLFGTSAT, encoded by the coding sequence ATGCTCCCAGATCCAACCCCCTATTTTGCTGACCTCACAGACCCGCGGCGAGAGGGCAAAAACAAACTCCACAAACTCACGGATATCGTGATGATCGTCTTATGCGCAGTATTGAGCGGCATCGAGGATTGGGTCGGCATGGAAGAGTTTGCCGAAGAAAAAGAAGATTGGCTGCGGACCTTTTTGGAATTACCGAATGGAATTCCCTCGCACGATACCCTGAGTAATGTCTTGGGCCGCCTGAATCCCCAAGCGTTTGCCGAGACCTTTCAACGTTGGGTGCAGGCGGCATTGCCAAGCCTTTCAGGACAGCAAGTCTGTTTGGACGGCAAGACCTTGCGCGGCAGCCGCGAAGGGGATAAGGCCGTGCATTTGATGAGCGCCTTTGCGGCTGAAGCGCGTTGGGTGTTGGCGCAACAGGCGGTGGATGAGAAGACTAACGAAATCAAGGCGATCCCCGATTTATTGTCGATGTTGGACATCAAAGGAGCTCTGATCTCGATCGATGCCATGGGTTGTCAAAAAGCCATTGCGAAAACCATCGTTACGGCGCAAGCGGATTACGTGTTGGCACTGAAGGATAATCATCCGAACCTTTGCGAGGATGTCAGGTTGTGGCTGGATACTGAAAATGCCAACGACCGCTTACCGGTCTACGAAACCATCGACAAAGATCACGGTCGCCTGGAAATACGCCGTTACAGCTTGAGTAGCGAGATTGCTTGGTTGACGCAAAAACCTGACTGGGCCGGGCTACAAGCCATTGGTCGGGTTGAATCGATTCGCACCCTCGGTGACAAGACCTCGGTTGAGTGTCGCTACTATTTGTGTTCGTTTACGGATTTGCAGCGCTTTGCCGAAGGGGTACGGCAGCATTGGGCGATAGAAAATTCCCAGCACTGGGTGCTGGATGTGCAGTTTGGCGAAGATGCGAATCGCGCCAGAACAGATCATTCCGCCGAAAACTTGGCGTTGATGCGACGGATGGCACTCAATTTACTACGAAATAACGGACCTACTAAAGACAGCTTGAAGCGCCGCAAGTTGCGAGCATGTTTGAACGATAACTATCGCTTTAAATTACTCTTCGGAACATCTGCAACATAG
- a CDS encoding RHS repeat-associated core domain-containing protein, with product MNHRVQACSLQFTSPVRGSTVSTAQVGVSGTGSGTANSGDQGQVTAYLNGVPFFSQSGTFTTLINFLGSGAASVTLQKGANTLSVSGSVNGCSASDSMVVYYQPAPPTEQKNAGEPEICNGTNPVNDATGNKFQQELDYQGSGHFPLQFIRYYNSAYSDVRALGKSWRHNYERELYFNSAKTAAYIIRPSGQAYRFSKSGSIWVAEGDINDRFTAIVNAGGNITGWSLFKSEDNSFEYYDTDGRLITLVDLGGMSQDLSYDAGGRLSSVTDRTTQRSLSFSYDSKNRLTSVTDPNGNGYTYSYDSTGRLVQVTPPDAVPGNPGRQYLYNEQVHTSNTNLPYALTGILDENGSRYATYRYDAQGRGIATEHAGGSDLHQLAYNADGSTTITDALGQPRTFLHQTILGFKHNVGQSQPAGSGCAASASSISYDANGNVASRTDFNGNLSCYAYDLNRNLETVRVEGLAPGSTCPSDLAAYAPSTGGSERKTATQWHTDYRLPTQIDETGRRTTFGYDANGNLLNKTIIDTATQQSRSWNYTYNSLGQVLTEDGPRTDVNDVTSYTYYADTTADHKPGDLQTVTNALGHVTTFTAYDANGRLLRLADPNGLVINFTYDARSRLTHKTVDGHTTIYDYDNVGNLIKITRPSGAFYNFTYDAAHRLTDIQDALGGKIHYTLDAMGNRIQDDIKDAQGHIVKTHSRAYDTLNRLYQDIGAYNQTIQYAYDANGNLTQITDAEGHSTQRQYDTLDRLIRSTDAINGQTDYDYDTLDRLVQVTDANNHGTIYSYNGLGDLTQLDSPNTGVTQYAYDSAGNMVQKIDARGQPAAYQHDALNRLTLQDYADNALDTLYLYDSAVAAHNSIGRLSSITDGSSETQYAYDRRGNLSSQQIQLDGRAYITAYAYNADDVLVHTQYPTGRQLDIAYDANGRATSLSTNGVNGTQTLADNIQYAPFGQQTRLSLSNGLTQSQQINLDYLPLERTQGQTLVHGYSYDLTDNITGISDVNNAANDKTYVYDALSRLSQALGATQTDYTLDAIGNRTAITRNTQTDNYVYNLANGQLLSTPQRNYSYDANGNVTTDGHYQYHYNERNRLSAVSNSGGGNVAEYTYNAFGERVKKITPSATTHYHYNQVGQLIAETGVNGSPQKEYLYLNNRLIALATPAPDQDGDGVIDKHDNCRTIANPDQRDTDGDGFGNRCDADFNNNGIVDPIDINLLKSRLGTQDPNLDINGNGIVDPSDLSIMKSLFGRQPGPGADMNAAADVSIYFAHADHLGTPTILTDSGHNIVWQADYDPFGKASITTQSVTNNIRFPGQYFDAETGLHYNMQRYYDPAIGRYRQSDPIGLSGGINTYTYVGNNPVNAIDPLGLDSIYINYDYYPVTTPIGKLPLGHGAVVSVDPNSGDTKYYEFGRYGDDNGIVRGGKIPNISFGADGSPTEDSLNHLYDFLSHNFGHDVHVTGTYYPNSDYKGTINFAEQFKRQHPKYDLLNNNCKTFGKAAATACQEGSSCK from the coding sequence ATGAATCATCGCGTTCAAGCCTGCTCGCTGCAATTCACCTCCCCAGTACGCGGGAGCACAGTCAGCACAGCGCAAGTCGGTGTATCGGGTACCGGTTCCGGTACCGCCAATTCGGGCGACCAAGGCCAAGTGACCGCCTATCTCAACGGGGTGCCGTTTTTCAGTCAGAGCGGTACTTTTACCACATTGATCAATTTTCTAGGTTCAGGTGCTGCTTCAGTCACGTTGCAAAAAGGTGCCAACACCTTATCGGTTTCCGGCAGTGTCAACGGTTGCTCTGCCTCGGACAGCATGGTGGTTTATTACCAGCCGGCGCCGCCGACAGAACAAAAAAATGCTGGAGAGCCGGAGATCTGTAACGGTACCAATCCGGTAAACGATGCAACAGGTAACAAATTTCAGCAAGAACTGGATTATCAAGGCAGCGGCCATTTTCCGCTGCAATTTATCCGTTATTACAACAGTGCGTATAGCGATGTGCGTGCGCTAGGTAAATCGTGGCGTCATAATTATGAACGCGAACTTTATTTCAATAGCGCCAAGACCGCAGCGTATATTATCAGGCCGAGTGGCCAAGCCTACCGATTTAGCAAATCGGGCAGTATTTGGGTGGCGGAAGGCGATATCAACGATCGGTTTACCGCTATCGTCAACGCGGGCGGTAACATTACCGGTTGGAGTCTGTTTAAAAGTGAAGACAACAGTTTTGAATATTACGATACCGATGGCCGCTTGATCACTTTGGTCGATCTGGGCGGAATGAGCCAGGATCTCAGTTACGACGCAGGCGGTAGATTAAGTAGCGTAACCGATCGGACCACGCAAAGGAGTTTGAGTTTTAGTTACGACAGCAAAAACCGATTGACGAGCGTCACCGACCCGAACGGCAACGGGTATACCTACAGTTACGATTCGACTGGGCGACTGGTGCAAGTCACGCCGCCGGATGCAGTACCCGGCAATCCCGGCCGGCAGTACCTCTATAACGAGCAAGTTCATACATCTAATACCAACCTGCCTTATGCATTGACCGGTATATTGGATGAAAACGGTAGCCGATATGCGACCTATCGTTACGATGCACAGGGGCGAGGTATCGCGACTGAACATGCCGGCGGCAGCGATTTGCATCAACTGGCCTATAACGCAGATGGCAGCACGACAATTACCGATGCGTTGGGACAACCGCGCACATTCCTGCATCAGACGATTTTAGGCTTCAAGCATAATGTTGGCCAAAGTCAACCCGCCGGTTCCGGCTGCGCCGCCTCGGCTAGCAGCATCAGCTACGACGCTAATGGCAACGTCGCCAGCCGTACCGACTTCAACGGCAATTTAAGCTGCTATGCTTACGACCTGAACCGCAACCTGGAAACTGTGCGGGTCGAAGGCCTGGCACCCGGTTCAACCTGCCCGTCTGACTTGGCGGCCTATGCCCCTTCTACCGGCGGCAGTGAACGCAAAACCGCCACCCAATGGCATACCGATTACCGGTTACCTACTCAAATCGACGAAACCGGTCGCCGCACGACCTTCGGTTATGATGCGAATGGCAATCTGCTGAATAAAACCATTATCGACACGGCTACTCAGCAAAGCCGCAGCTGGAATTATACTTACAACAGCCTTGGTCAAGTCCTCACCGAAGACGGCCCGCGCACTGATGTCAACGACGTCACCAGCTACACCTATTACGCTGATACGACCGCCGACCATAAGCCAGGCGACTTGCAAACCGTCACCAACGCCCTGGGCCACGTTACCACCTTCACCGCTTACGACGCCAACGGCCGCCTATTGAGGCTGGCCGACCCCAACGGCTTGGTGATCAATTTTACCTACGACGCCCGTAGCCGTTTGACCCACAAAACCGTCGACGGCCACACCACCATATACGACTACGACAATGTCGGTAACCTGATCAAAATTACTCGGCCCAGTGGCGCATTTTACAACTTTACCTATGACGCCGCCCACCGCCTGACCGACATCCAGGACGCCTTAGGCGGTAAAATCCACTACACACTGGATGCCATGGGTAATCGCATTCAAGACGACATCAAAGACGCCCAAGGCCACATCGTCAAAACCCATAGCCGCGCATACGATACCTTAAATCGTCTCTACCAGGACATCGGCGCCTACAATCAAACCATCCAGTACGCCTACGATGCCAACGGTAACCTGACCCAAATCACCGATGCCGAAGGGCATAGCACGCAACGCCAATACGATACATTGGATCGTTTGATTCGCAGCACCGACGCGATCAACGGCCAAACCGACTACGACTACGACACCCTGGACAGGCTGGTACAAGTCACCGACGCCAACAACCACGGCACAATCTACAGCTACAACGGCCTCGGCGACCTCACGCAACTGGACAGCCCCAACACCGGTGTGACTCAATACGCTTATGACAGCGCCGGCAATATGGTGCAGAAGATTGATGCGCGCGGACAACCCGCAGCCTATCAGCATGACGCTCTGAATCGCCTGACTTTACAGGATTACGCCGACAATGCATTGGATACCCTCTATCTCTACGACAGCGCAGTCGCTGCACACAACAGTATCGGACGCCTGTCCTCCATCACCGATGGCAGTAGCGAAACCCAATACGCCTACGATCGTCGCGGCAACCTAAGCAGTCAGCAAATACAACTCGACGGCAGAGCCTATATCACCGCCTACGCCTATAACGCCGACGATGTGCTCGTCCATACCCAATATCCCACGGGCCGGCAACTCGACATCGCCTACGATGCCAATGGCCGTGCTACATCGCTAAGCACAAACGGCGTCAACGGTACGCAAACCCTGGCCGATAACATCCAATACGCACCGTTCGGACAGCAAACCCGACTTAGCTTGAGTAACGGCTTAACGCAAAGCCAACAGATCAACTTGGACTACCTGCCGCTGGAAAGGACGCAAGGGCAAACCCTGGTCCACGGCTATAGTTATGATCTGACCGACAACATCACCGGCATAAGCGACGTCAATAACGCCGCCAACGACAAAACCTACGTCTACGACGCTTTAAGTCGTCTATCGCAGGCGCTTGGCGCAACGCAAACCGACTATACGCTGGACGCTATCGGCAACCGCACGGCTATCACCCGCAACACCCAAACGGACAACTATGTCTATAACCTGGCGAACGGCCAACTACTGTCTACGCCGCAACGCAACTACAGTTACGACGCCAATGGCAACGTTACGACAGACGGTCATTACCAATATCACTACAACGAGCGTAACCGGCTGAGCGCCGTCAGCAACAGCGGCGGCGGCAATGTGGCTGAATACACCTACAACGCCTTCGGTGAACGGGTAAAAAAGATCACGCCAAGCGCGACGACGCACTACCACTACAATCAAGTTGGGCAACTGATAGCCGAAACCGGCGTCAATGGCAGTCCGCAAAAAGAATACCTCTATCTCAACAACCGCCTCATTGCCTTGGCAACACCTGCGCCTGATCAGGACGGCGATGGCGTGATCGACAAGCATGACAACTGCCGGACAATCGCCAACCCCGACCAGCGCGATACCGACGGCGATGGCTTTGGCAATCGATGCGATGCGGACTTTAATAACAACGGCATCGTCGATCCGATTGATATTAATTTGCTTAAATCCCGTTTGGGTACCCAAGATCCTAACCTGGATATTAACGGTAACGGCATTGTTGATCCAAGTGATCTCAGTATCATGAAGAGCCTGTTTGGCCGGCAACCCGGGCCGGGTGCCGACATGAACGCAGCAGCTGATGTATCGATATATTTTGCCCACGCCGACCATCTGGGTACGCCCACAATCCTTACCGACAGCGGGCATAACATCGTCTGGCAAGCCGACTACGACCCCTTCGGCAAAGCCAGCATCACGACGCAATCCGTCACCAACAACATCCGCTTTCCGGGCCAATACTTCGATGCCGAGACCGGCTTGCATTACAATATGCAGCGCTATTACGATCCGGCTATTGGCCGCTATCGGCAGAGTGATCCGATTGGGTTGAGTGGGGGCATTAATACCTACACCTATGTGGGGAATAATCCAGTTAATGCGATTGATCCACTTGGCTTGGATTCCATCTATATCAACTACGATTACTACCCTGTAACTACGCCGATTGGAAAGTTACCTTTGGGCCATGGTGCGGTTGTTTCTGTTGATCCAAATTCCGGTGATACTAAATATTACGAATTTGGCCGTTATGGTGACGACAATGGAATTGTTCGTGGCGGGAAAATCCCGAACATTTCCTTTGGAGCAGACGGTTCACCTACAGAAGATTCACTCAATCATCTTTACGATTTTCTATCTCATAATTTTGGGCATGATGTCCATGTAACCGGAACGTACTACCCAAACTCTGATTACAAAGGCACAATTAATTTTGCTGAGCAGTTTAAACGTCAGCATCCTAAGTACGATTTGTTAAACAACAATTGTAAAACCTTCGGTAAAGCCGCTGCTACAGCCTGCCAGGAGGGCTCATCATGCAAGTAA